From a region of the Corvus moneduloides isolate bCorMon1 chromosome 27, bCorMon1.pri, whole genome shotgun sequence genome:
- the LRRTM4 gene encoding leucine-rich repeat transmembrane neuronal protein 4 isoform X3, whose translation MGFHVIKQRGGSRVLLGLLPLALLAGLAGAQRACPKNCRCDGKIVYCESHAFRDIPHNISGGSQGLSLRYNSIQKLKSHQFAGLNQLIWLYLDHNYISSVDEDAFQGIRRLKELILSSNKITHLHNKTFHPVPNLRNLDLSYNKLQVLQAGQFKGLRKLLILHLRSNSLKTVPIRVFQDCRNLDFLDLGYNRLRSLSRNAFAGLLKLTELHLEHNQFSKINFAHFPRLFNLRSIYLQWNRIRSISQGLTWTWSSLHNLDLSGNDIAGVEPGTFQCLPNLQKLNLDSNKLTNISQETINTWISLISITLSGNMWECTRSICPLFNWLKNFKGNKESTMICAGPKHIQGEKVSDAVETYNICAEIQVVATERSYQAPKTPQRPVFIPKPTVSKLESHQPTSAMPSPSADIPTPAVEPEYEHVSFHKIIAGSVALFLSVAMILLVIYVSWKRYPASMKQLQQHTLMKRRRKKARESERQMNSPLQEYYVDYKPTNSETMDVSVNGSGPCTYTISGSRECEPI comes from the exons ATGG GTTTCCATGTGATCAAGCAGCGGGGAGGCtccagggtgctgctggggctgcttccCCTGGCGCTGCtggcggggctggcgggggctCAGCGAGCCTGCCCCAAGAACTGCCGCTGCGATGGCAAGATCGTGTACTGCGAGTCGCACGCCTTCCGAGACATCCCCCACAACATCTCCGGCGGCTCCCAGGGCTTGTCCCTGCGCTACAACAGCATCCAGAAGCTGAAATCCCACCAGTTCGCGGGCCTCAATCAGCTCATATGGCTTTACCTCGACCATAATTACATCAGCTCCGTGGATGAGGACGCCTTCCAGGGAATCCGCCGGCTGAAGGAGTTGATCCTGAGCTCCAACAAAATCACCCACCTGCACAACAAGACCTTCCACCCCGTGCCCAACCTCCGCAACCTGGACCTGTCCTACAAcaagctgcaggtgctgcaggcgGGGCAGTTCAAGGGCCTCCGTAAGCTCCTGATCCTGCACCTGAGGTCCAACTCGCTGAAAACGGTGCCCATCCGCGTTTTCCAGGACTGCCGCAACCTCGACTTCCTGGATTTGGGCTACAACCGCCTGCGGAGCTTGTCCCGCAACGCTTTCGCCGGCCTTTTGAAGTTGACAGAGCTCCACTTGGAGCACAACCAGTTTTCTAAGATCAATTTTGCCCACTTCCCACGGCTCTTCAACCTCCGCTCCATTTACTTGCAGTGGAATAGGATCCGCTCCATCAGCCAGGGGTTGACGTGGACCTGGAGTTCCTTGCACAACTTGGATTTATCAGGCAATGACATCGCAGGGGTAGAGCCCggcaccttccagtgcctgccTAACCTGCAAAAGCTGAACCTGGATTCCAACAAACTCACCAACATCTCCCAGGAGACCATCAACACGTGGATCTCGCTCATCTCCATCACTCTGTCTGGGAATATGTGGGAATGTACTCGAAGCATTTGCCCTCTGTTTAATTGGCTTAAGAATTTCAAGGGAAATAAGGAGAGCACCATGATCTGTGCAGGCCCCAAACACATCCAGGGCGAGAAGGTGAGCGACGCTGTGGAGACCTATAATATCTGTGCCGAAATCCAGGTGGTGGCCACTGAAAGGTCCTACCAGGCTCCCAAAACGCCCCAGAGACCCGTGTTCATCCCCAAACCTACCGTTTCCAAACTGGAAAGCCACCAGCCGACATCCGCAATGCCGAGTCCTTCCGCAGACATCCCAACGCCCGCAGTGGAGCCGGAATACGAGCACGTGTCCTTCCACAAGATCATCGCGGGGAGCGTGGCCCTGTTCCTCTCCGTGGCCATGATCCTGCTGGTCATCTACGTGTCCTGGAAGCGTTATCCCGCCAGCAtgaagcagctccagcagcacacgCTCATGAAGAGGCGCAGGAAAAAGGCCCGGGAGTCGGAGAGGCAAATGAACTCCCCTTTGCAGGAGTATTACGTGGACTACAAGCCAACAAACTCTGAGACCATGGATGTATCCGTTAACGGATCTGGGCCCTGCACCTACACCATCTCTGGCTCCAGGGAATGCGAG CCCATCTAG
- the LRRTM4 gene encoding leucine-rich repeat transmembrane neuronal protein 4 isoform X4 produces the protein MGFHVIKQRGGSRVLLGLLPLALLAGLAGAQRACPKNCRCDGKIVYCESHAFRDIPHNISGGSQGLSLRYNSIQKLKSHQFAGLNQLIWLYLDHNYISSVDEDAFQGIRRLKELILSSNKITHLHNKTFHPVPNLRNLDLSYNKLQVLQAGQFKGLRKLLILHLRSNSLKTVPIRVFQDCRNLDFLDLGYNRLRSLSRNAFAGLLKLTELHLEHNQFSKINFAHFPRLFNLRSIYLQWNRIRSISQGLTWTWSSLHNLDLSGNDIAGVEPGTFQCLPNLQKLNLDSNKLTNISQETINTWISLISITLSGNMWECTRSICPLFNWLKNFKGNKESTMICAGPKHIQGEKVSDAVETYNICAEIQVVATERSYQAPKTPQRPVFIPKPTVSKLESHQPTSAMPSPSADIPTPAVEPEYEHVSFHKIIAGSVALFLSVAMILLVIYVSWKRYPASMKQLQQHTLMKRRRKKARESERQMNSPLQEYYVDYKPTNSETMDVSVNGSGPCTYTISGSRECEV, from the exons ATGG GTTTCCATGTGATCAAGCAGCGGGGAGGCtccagggtgctgctggggctgcttccCCTGGCGCTGCtggcggggctggcgggggctCAGCGAGCCTGCCCCAAGAACTGCCGCTGCGATGGCAAGATCGTGTACTGCGAGTCGCACGCCTTCCGAGACATCCCCCACAACATCTCCGGCGGCTCCCAGGGCTTGTCCCTGCGCTACAACAGCATCCAGAAGCTGAAATCCCACCAGTTCGCGGGCCTCAATCAGCTCATATGGCTTTACCTCGACCATAATTACATCAGCTCCGTGGATGAGGACGCCTTCCAGGGAATCCGCCGGCTGAAGGAGTTGATCCTGAGCTCCAACAAAATCACCCACCTGCACAACAAGACCTTCCACCCCGTGCCCAACCTCCGCAACCTGGACCTGTCCTACAAcaagctgcaggtgctgcaggcgGGGCAGTTCAAGGGCCTCCGTAAGCTCCTGATCCTGCACCTGAGGTCCAACTCGCTGAAAACGGTGCCCATCCGCGTTTTCCAGGACTGCCGCAACCTCGACTTCCTGGATTTGGGCTACAACCGCCTGCGGAGCTTGTCCCGCAACGCTTTCGCCGGCCTTTTGAAGTTGACAGAGCTCCACTTGGAGCACAACCAGTTTTCTAAGATCAATTTTGCCCACTTCCCACGGCTCTTCAACCTCCGCTCCATTTACTTGCAGTGGAATAGGATCCGCTCCATCAGCCAGGGGTTGACGTGGACCTGGAGTTCCTTGCACAACTTGGATTTATCAGGCAATGACATCGCAGGGGTAGAGCCCggcaccttccagtgcctgccTAACCTGCAAAAGCTGAACCTGGATTCCAACAAACTCACCAACATCTCCCAGGAGACCATCAACACGTGGATCTCGCTCATCTCCATCACTCTGTCTGGGAATATGTGGGAATGTACTCGAAGCATTTGCCCTCTGTTTAATTGGCTTAAGAATTTCAAGGGAAATAAGGAGAGCACCATGATCTGTGCAGGCCCCAAACACATCCAGGGCGAGAAGGTGAGCGACGCTGTGGAGACCTATAATATCTGTGCCGAAATCCAGGTGGTGGCCACTGAAAGGTCCTACCAGGCTCCCAAAACGCCCCAGAGACCCGTGTTCATCCCCAAACCTACCGTTTCCAAACTGGAAAGCCACCAGCCGACATCCGCAATGCCGAGTCCTTCCGCAGACATCCCAACGCCCGCAGTGGAGCCGGAATACGAGCACGTGTCCTTCCACAAGATCATCGCGGGGAGCGTGGCCCTGTTCCTCTCCGTGGCCATGATCCTGCTGGTCATCTACGTGTCCTGGAAGCGTTATCCCGCCAGCAtgaagcagctccagcagcacacgCTCATGAAGAGGCGCAGGAAAAAGGCCCGGGAGTCGGAGAGGCAAATGAACTCCCCTTTGCAGGAGTATTACGTGGACTACAAGCCAACAAACTCTGAGACCATGGATGTATCCGTTAACGGATCTGGGCCCTGCACCTACACCATCTCTGGCTCCAGGGAATGCGAGGTATGA
- the LRRTM4 gene encoding leucine-rich repeat transmembrane neuronal protein 4 isoform X2 encodes MGFHVIKQRGGSRVLLGLLPLALLAGLAGAQRACPKNCRCDGKIVYCESHAFRDIPHNISGGSQGLSLRYNSIQKLKSHQFAGLNQLIWLYLDHNYISSVDEDAFQGIRRLKELILSSNKITHLHNKTFHPVPNLRNLDLSYNKLQVLQAGQFKGLRKLLILHLRSNSLKTVPIRVFQDCRNLDFLDLGYNRLRSLSRNAFAGLLKLTELHLEHNQFSKINFAHFPRLFNLRSIYLQWNRIRSISQGLTWTWSSLHNLDLSGNDIAGVEPGTFQCLPNLQKLNLDSNKLTNISQETINTWISLISITLSGNMWECTRSICPLFNWLKNFKGNKESTMICAGPKHIQGEKVSDAVETYNICAEIQVVATERSYQAPKTPQRPVFIPKPTVSKLESHQPTSAMPSPSADIPTPAVEPEYEHVSFHKIIAGSVALFLSVAMILLVIYVSWKRYPASMKQLQQHTLMKRRRKKARESERQMNSPLQEYYVDYKPTNSETMDVSVNGSGPCTYTISGSRECEVSLLP; translated from the exons ATGG GTTTCCATGTGATCAAGCAGCGGGGAGGCtccagggtgctgctggggctgcttccCCTGGCGCTGCtggcggggctggcgggggctCAGCGAGCCTGCCCCAAGAACTGCCGCTGCGATGGCAAGATCGTGTACTGCGAGTCGCACGCCTTCCGAGACATCCCCCACAACATCTCCGGCGGCTCCCAGGGCTTGTCCCTGCGCTACAACAGCATCCAGAAGCTGAAATCCCACCAGTTCGCGGGCCTCAATCAGCTCATATGGCTTTACCTCGACCATAATTACATCAGCTCCGTGGATGAGGACGCCTTCCAGGGAATCCGCCGGCTGAAGGAGTTGATCCTGAGCTCCAACAAAATCACCCACCTGCACAACAAGACCTTCCACCCCGTGCCCAACCTCCGCAACCTGGACCTGTCCTACAAcaagctgcaggtgctgcaggcgGGGCAGTTCAAGGGCCTCCGTAAGCTCCTGATCCTGCACCTGAGGTCCAACTCGCTGAAAACGGTGCCCATCCGCGTTTTCCAGGACTGCCGCAACCTCGACTTCCTGGATTTGGGCTACAACCGCCTGCGGAGCTTGTCCCGCAACGCTTTCGCCGGCCTTTTGAAGTTGACAGAGCTCCACTTGGAGCACAACCAGTTTTCTAAGATCAATTTTGCCCACTTCCCACGGCTCTTCAACCTCCGCTCCATTTACTTGCAGTGGAATAGGATCCGCTCCATCAGCCAGGGGTTGACGTGGACCTGGAGTTCCTTGCACAACTTGGATTTATCAGGCAATGACATCGCAGGGGTAGAGCCCggcaccttccagtgcctgccTAACCTGCAAAAGCTGAACCTGGATTCCAACAAACTCACCAACATCTCCCAGGAGACCATCAACACGTGGATCTCGCTCATCTCCATCACTCTGTCTGGGAATATGTGGGAATGTACTCGAAGCATTTGCCCTCTGTTTAATTGGCTTAAGAATTTCAAGGGAAATAAGGAGAGCACCATGATCTGTGCAGGCCCCAAACACATCCAGGGCGAGAAGGTGAGCGACGCTGTGGAGACCTATAATATCTGTGCCGAAATCCAGGTGGTGGCCACTGAAAGGTCCTACCAGGCTCCCAAAACGCCCCAGAGACCCGTGTTCATCCCCAAACCTACCGTTTCCAAACTGGAAAGCCACCAGCCGACATCCGCAATGCCGAGTCCTTCCGCAGACATCCCAACGCCCGCAGTGGAGCCGGAATACGAGCACGTGTCCTTCCACAAGATCATCGCGGGGAGCGTGGCCCTGTTCCTCTCCGTGGCCATGATCCTGCTGGTCATCTACGTGTCCTGGAAGCGTTATCCCGCCAGCAtgaagcagctccagcagcacacgCTCATGAAGAGGCGCAGGAAAAAGGCCCGGGAGTCGGAGAGGCAAATGAACTCCCCTTTGCAGGAGTATTACGTGGACTACAAGCCAACAAACTCTGAGACCATGGATGTATCCGTTAACGGATCTGGGCCCTGCACCTACACCATCTCTGGCTCCAGGGAATGCGAG